One part of the Drosophila teissieri strain GT53w chromosome 3R, Prin_Dtei_1.1, whole genome shotgun sequence genome encodes these proteins:
- the LOC122618865 gene encoding xylulose kinase, with translation MGPPKQLKRTFLGFDLSTQKLKAVLLGSSLEVVAAAEVKFDTDLPEFRTTGGANAGPNKNEYFVQPVMWVKAMDIVLDRLVMQQADLSTVAAISGSGQQHGSLYWSKHGISTLQNLDSEKFLHGQIDDSAFVVNRTPIWMDATTTKQCLEMEMAVGGKLNMVELTGSKCYERFTGPQIRKIYQQRCHAYEEANRISLVSSFISSLFLGSVAPIDFSDGSGMNLLDIRKKNWSKECLNVCAPDLDKRLDIPVSPNTILGNVSPYFVERFSFSPDCKVAASTGDNPSALSGMLVGSSWLTISLGTSDTLMMSFKEPLNWEEGHVLCHPTETEEFMGLLCFRNASLVREEMNKKTTGGNWDKFNEYLDSTPRGNFGNMAVHFNDMEIIPKAQGILRWNKEMDPSSPEAARGVIKFSSPQIEIRALVEGQMLHHRAVAEDLGYEFGPETQILVTGGASVNKSIMQTIADVFNAPVHIQDEGYEAALLGAAYRAAYTLYLNEVGEEETPLCYRDYILSLTSNKLNLVCEPHKDSEEIYAPMLLRYREMARILSNPNT, from the exons ATGGGTCCGCCGAAGCAGCTGAAACGAACCTTCCTTGGCTTCGACTTGAGCACGCAAAAG CTCAAAGCCGTCCTGCTGGGCTCCAGTTTGGAGGTGGTTGCCGCGGCGGAAGTGAAATTCGACACCGATTTGCCGGAGTTTCGGACCACCGGAGGAGCCAATGCCGGACCCAACAAAAATGA ATACTTTGTGCAACCAGTGATGTGGGTAAAGGCCATGGACATTGTCCTGGACCGACTGGTGATGCAGCAGGCTGATCTTAGTACCGTAGCAGCCATCAGTGGCTCCGGACAGCAGCACGGATCGCTCTACTGGTCCAAGCATGGCATCAGTACGCTGCAAAACCTCGATTCCGAGAAGTTCCTTCACGGTCAAATCGACGACTCCGCCTTTGTGGTTAATCGTACTCCAATTTGGATGgacgccaccaccaccaaacaGTGCCTAGAGATGGAGATGGCCGTTGGCGGCAAACTTAACATGGTGGAACTGACGGGCTCCAAATGCTACGAACGCTTCACAGGTCCCCAGATCCGGAAGATATATCAGCAACGCTGCCACGCCTACGAAGAGGCCAACCGAATCTCATTGGTCAGCAGTTTTATATCATCGCTATTTCTGGGCTCTGTCGCTCCAATTGACTTCAGTGATGGTTCCGGCATGAATCTGCTGGACATCCGCAAGAAGAACTGGTCCAAAGAATGCCTGAATGTCTGCGCACCCGATCTGGACAAGCGCCTGGACATTCCGGTCAGTCCCAATACGATTTTAGGAAACGTCTCCCCGTACTTTGTGGAGCGCTTTAGTTTTTCGCCCGATTGCAAAGTGGCTGCTAGCACGGGAGACAATCCTTCGGCGTTGTCTGGTATGTTGGTGGGCAGCAGCTGGCTCACCATTTCCCTGGGCACCAGTGACACCCTAATGATGAGCTTCAAGGAGCCGCTAAACTGGGAAGAGGGTCATGTACTCTGTCATCCAACCGAAACGGAAGAATTCATGGGCCTTCTATG TTTTAGAAATGCTTCATTGGTCCGGGAGGAAATGAACAAGAAGACAACCGGCGGCAATTGGGATAAATTCAATGAGTATCTCGACTCCACGCCACGCGGAAACTTTGGGAACATGGCCGTACACTTTAACGATATGGAAATCATTCCCAAGGCACAGGGTATTCTGCGATGGAATAAGGAAATGGATCCCAGTTCCCCGGAGGCGGCTAGGGGTGTTATCAA ATTCAGCTCGCCCCAAATCGAAATTCGGGCCCTAGTTGAAGGCCAGATGCTGCATCACCGGGCTGTGGCTGAAGATCTTGGCTACGAATTCGGACCCGAGACCCAAATCCTTGTAACGGGAGGCGCATCTGTTAACAAATCTATCATGCAAACAATTGCCGATGTGTTCAATGCTCCCGTCCATATCCAG GACGAAGGATATGAGGCCGCCCTTCTGGGAGCCGCTTACCGAGCCGCCTATACTCTGTACCTTAATGAGGTGGGTGAAGAAGAGACGCCTCTTTGTTACCGAGATTATATCCTAAGTCTGACCAGCAACAAGCTGAACCTTGTCTGCGAACCCCACAAGGACAGCGAGGAGATCTACGCTCCAATGCTACTAAGATATCGCGAAATGGCGCGCATTCTGTCCAATCCAAACACATAA
- the LOC122619801 gene encoding ER membrane protein complex subunit 2-like has protein sequence MSLNYEKMSWSDVRDQFRTWREETGRHSEEVVQLWVAVLEDKVQKTGNERHLILEQVIIAALDTARFDIATQCTKQLALEFPGSLRVMKFKAMRYEALEQYDEADEVLDAIIAKDETNAAPRKRKIAILKARGRRLEAIKELSEYLKKFMSDQEAWHELCNMYLAEGEFGKAAFCMEEVLLHNPHSHLIHQRLAEIRYTMGGAENMESARTYYSQALKLNPHNLRALYGIYLGCNHLDNSRAVSSKRKELQKLGQWALEQILTKRTIVPLEAAFGNLEIKSN, from the exons ATGTCGTTAAACTATGAAAAGATGAGCTGGTCGG ATGTGCGGGATCAGTTTAGAACGTGGCGCGAGGAGACGGGTCGCCACAGCGAGGAGGTGGTCCAACTGTGGGTAGCTGTGCTGGAGGACAAGGTTCAGAAGACCGGCAACGAGCGACATCTCATCCTGGAGCAGGTGATCATCGCGGCATTGGACACGGCTCGCTTTGACATCGCCACCCAGTGCACCAAGCAGCTGGCCCTGGAGTTTCCGGGCAGTCTGCGCGTAATGAAGTTCAAAGCGATGCGCTACGAGGCTCTGGAGCAGTATGATGAGGCCGACGAGGTCCTGGACGCAATCATTGCCAAAGACGAGACAAATGCCGCGCCCAGGAAGCGAAAGATTGCCATCCTCAAAGCCCGGGGTCGTCGCCTGGAGGCCATCAAGGAGCTCAGCGAGTATCTGAAGAA GTTCATGTCTGACCAGGAGGCATGGCACGAGCTGTGCAACATGTATCTGGCCGAGGGTGAGTTTGGCAAAGCCGCCTTCTGCATGGAGGAGGTTTTGCTCCACAATCCCCATAGCCATCTGATACACCAGCGCTTGGCGGAAATACGCTACACAATG GGTGGCGCCGAGAATATGGAATCGGCTCGCACTTACTATTCGCAGGCGCTGAAGCTTAACCCGCATAACTTGAGAGCCCTTTATGGAATTTACTTGGGCTGCAACCACTTGGACAACTCCCGAGCTGTGAGCTCCAAGCGAAAGGAGCTGCAAAAGTTGGGTCAGTGGGCCCTGGAACAAATTTTGACAAAGAGAACGATTGTACCATTGGAGGCTGCCTTTGGAAACCTggaaatcaaatcgaattga
- the LOC122619802 gene encoding uncharacterized protein LOC122619802: protein MSGTSTSERSNSEDSPSNPCLTEVLRNCANIQSLESLNYEYNDVLLSESNEGRKMITPNPYSFSGNISVSSCPSEDVSFTESILEDNGRISLAYENLKTIPRRLADKFAAQTKFLDLSHNDFRNLRFLSFFEDLDTLILDRNVNLDINTFPYLPSLRILWINNCDIANITDWIHRIERQCPALDQLSCMGNPGIRTVFGGQGPREYILQVLPQLKYLDGLPTSRSTVHTTLSSSQGQAQDSTSNSEKPPPASALTFKDIFRPKHSRKSHSGRMYGNGSSTN from the exons ATGTCTGGAACATCGACCTCTGAACGCTCCAACTCCGAGGACAG CCCATCTAATCCCTGCTTAACGGAGGTGCTCAGGAATTGTGCCAATATCCAGTCACTGGAGAGCTTGAACTACGAATACAACGACGTGTTGTTGAGCGAATCCAACGAGGGGAGGAAGATGATTACGCCGAATCCGTACTCCTTTAGCGGCAACATTTCCGTCAGCAGCTGTCCAAGTGAAGATGTGTCATTTACGGAAAGCATCCTGGAGGACAACGGACGCATTTCGCTGGCCTATGAGAACCTGAAGACCATTCCGCGGCGACTGGCCGACAAATTTGCAGCGCAGACCAAGTTTCTCGATTTGAGTCACAATGATTTCCGAAATCTTAGATTTCTCTCCTTTTTCGAGGATCTGGACACTTTAATTCTGGACCGCAACGTAAACCTGGACATAAACACTTTTCCCTATTTGCCGAGCTTAAGGATCTTGTG GATCAACAATTGCGATATAGCGAATATAACCGACTGGATACACCGCATCGAACGGCAGTGTCCTGCGCTGGATCAGCTCTCTTGCATGGGGAATCCTGGCATCCGCACAGTTTTCGGAGGTCAGGGACCCCGCGAGTATATTCTACAGGTGCTTCCCCAGCTAAAATATCTCGATGGACTTCCGACCAGCAGAAGTACAGTTCATACGACGCTGTCTTCCTCACAAGGACAGGCTCAGGACTCCACCAGCAATTCGGAAAAGCCACCACCCGCATCCGCACTCACTTTCAAGGACATCTTCCGGCCAAAGCATTCCAGAAAATCGCACAGCGGACGCATGTACGGCAACGGCTCCTCCACAAATTGA
- the LOC122618877 gene encoding ER membrane protein complex subunit 2, which yields MSLNYEKMSWSDVRDQFRTWREETGRHSEEVVQLWVAVLEDKVQKTGNERHLILEQVIIAALDTARFDIATQCTKQLALEFPGSLRVMKFKAMRYEALEQYDEADEVLDAIIAKDETNAAPRKRKIAILKARGRRLEAIKELSEYLKKFMSDQEAWHELCNMYLAEGEFGKAAFCMEEVLLHNPHSHLIHQRLAEIRYTMGGAENMESARTYYSQALKLNPHNLRALYGIYLGCNHLDNSRAVSSKRKELQKLGQWALEQILTKRTIVPLEAAFGNLEIKSN from the exons ATGTCGTTAAACTATGAGAAGATGAGCTGGTCGG ATGTGCGGGATCAGTTTAGAACGTGGCGCGAGGAGACGGGTCGCCACAGCGAGGAGGTGGTCCAACTGTGGGTAGCTGTGCTGGAGGACAAGGTTCAGAAGACCGGCAACGAGCGACATCTCATCCTGGAGCAGGTGATCATCGCGGCATTGGACACGGCTCGCTTTGATATCGCCACCCAATGCACCAAGCAGCTGGCCCTGGAGTTTCCGGGCAGTCTGCGCGTAATGAAGTTCAAAGCGATGCGCTACGAGGCTCTGGAGCAGTATGATGAGGCCGACGAGGTCCTGGACGCAATCATTGCCAAAGACGAGACAAATGCCGCGCCCAGGAAGCGAAAGATTGCCATCCTCAAAGCCCGGGGTCGTCGCCTGGAGGCCATCAAGGAGCTCAGCGAGTATCTGAAGAA GTTCATGTCTGACCAGGAGGCATGGCACGAGCTGTGCAACATGTATCTGGCCGAGGGTGAGTTTGGCAAAGCCGCCTTCTGCATGGAGGAGGTTTTGCTCCACAATCCCCATAGCCATCTGATACACCAGCGCTTGGCGGAAATACGCTACACAATG GGTGGCGCCGAGAATATGGAATCGGCTCGCACTTACTATTCGCAGGCGCTGAAGCTTAACCCGCATAACTTGAGAGCCCTTTATGGAATTTACTTGGGCTGCAACCACTTGGACAACTCCCGAGCTGTGAGCTCCAAGCGAAAGGAGCTGCAAAAGTTGGGTCAGTGGGCCCTGGAACAAATTTTGACAAAGAGAACGATTGTACCATTGGAGGCTGCCTTTGGAAACCTggaaatcaaatcgaattga
- the LOC122618878 gene encoding uncharacterized protein LOC122618878: MSGTSTSERSNSEDSPSNPCLTEVLRNCANIQSLESLNYEYNDVLLSESNEGKMITPNPYSFSGNISVSSCPSEDVSFTESILEDNGRISLAYENLKTIPRRLADKFAAQTKFLDLSHNDFRNLRFLSFFEDLDTLILDRNVNLDINTFPYLPSLRILWINNCDIANITDWIHRIERQCPALDQLSCMGNPGIRTVFGGQGPREYILQVLPQLKYLDGLPTSRSTVHTTLSSSQGQAQDSTSNSEKPPPASALTFKDIFRPKHSRKSHSGRMYGNGSSTN; encoded by the exons ATGTCTGGAACATCGACCTCTGAACGCTCCAACTCCGAGGACAG CCCATCTAATCCCTGCTTAACGGAGGTGCTCAGGAATTGTGCCAATATCCAGTCACTGGAGAGCTTGAACTACGAATACAACGACGTGTTGTTGAGCGAATCCAACGAGGGGAAGATGATTACGCCGAATCCGTACTCCTTTAGCGGCAACATTTCCGTCAGCAGCTGTCCAAGTGAAGATGTGTCATTTACGGAAAGCATCCTGGAGGACAACGGACGCATTTCGCTGGCCTATGAGAACCTGAAGACCATTCCGCGGCGACTGGCCGACAAATTTGCAGCGCAGACCAAGTTTCTCGATTTGAGTCACAATGATTTCCGAAATCTTAGATTTCTCTCCTTTTTCGAGGATCTGGACACTTTAATTCTGGACCGCAACGTAAACCTGGACATAAACACTTTTCCCTATTTGCCGAGCTTAAGGATCTTGTG GATCAACAATTGCGATATAGCGAATATAACCGACTGGATACACCGCATCGAACGGCAGTGTCCTGCGCTGGATCAGCTCTCTTGCATGGGGAATCCTGGCATCCGCACAGTTTTCGGAGGTCAGGGACCCCGCGAGTATATTCTACAGGTGCTTCCCCAGCTAAAATATCTCGATGGACTTCCGACCAGCAGAAGTACAGTTCATACGACGCTGTCTTCCTCACAAGGACAGGCTCAGGACTCCACCAGCAATTCGGAAAAGCCACCACCCGCATCCGCACTCACTTTCAAGGACATCTTCCGGCCAAAGCATTCCAGAAAATCGCACAGCGGACGCATGTACGGCAACGGCTCCTCCACAAATTGA
- the LOC122618879 gene encoding uncharacterized protein LOC122618879, whose product MTGSVHDPKWSLERRESSGHLVWRKDSPESKVRFRFDVEVLEFERHPHEELEDKEDHFSMTNLSATVAMCATCVAVVAVSVFLPWYLMEKVGSL is encoded by the exons ATGACTGGATCAG TCCACGATCCGAAATGGAGCCTGGAGCGCCGTGAGTCGTCTGGCCATTTGGTGTGGCGCAAGGACTCCCCGGAGTCGAAAGTGCGCTTTCGCTTCGACGTCGAGGTCCTGGAGTTCGAGAGGCATCCTCATGAGGAGCTGGAGGACAAGGAGGATCACTTCTCGATGACCAATCTCTCGGCGACAGTGGCCATGTGCGCCACCTGTGTGGCCGTGGTGGCCGTCTCCGTGTTCCTGCCCTGGTATTTGATGGAGAAAGTGGGATCGCTTTAA
- the LOC122618876 gene encoding adenosylhomocysteinase-like 2, with protein sequence MAKMPETTFADLSLADKTAVKKSSIEARRFSDVSTCSFSSTCFTGSSDEEDVSPKDNHQRNSAGATDFCVKSISKSAFGRREIEIAESEMPGIMTLRKRAKEEKPLKGANIVGCTHVNAQSAVLIETLVQLGATVRWAACNIYSTQNAVAAALAEAGIPIFAWRGETEEEFWWCLDKIIHSEGWQPNLILDDGGDATHLMLKKYPDYFKAIRGIVEESVTGVHRLYMLSKGGKLTVPAINVNDSVTKNKFDTFYTCRDSILDSLKRTTDIMFGGKQVVICGYGDVGKGCAQSLKGQGCIVYVTEVDPICALQAAMDGFRVVRLNEVIRSVDVVVTATGNKNVITRDHMNRMKNGCILCNMGHSCSEIDVNGLHTPELTWERVRSQVDHIRWPDGRMIILLAEGRLVNLSCSTISSFVVSVASSTQALALIELFSAPGRYKSDVYLLPKKMDEYVASLHLATFDAHLTELTDEQSKFMGLNKAGPFKANYYRY encoded by the exons ATGGCCAAAATGCCAGAGACAACGTTTGCCGACCTGAGTCTGGCTGATAAG aCTGCTGTGAAAAAGTCAAGTATCGAAGCGCGACGGTTTTCTGATGTGTCCACCTGCTCATTCAGTTCCA CCTGTTTCACCGGAAGCTCCGACGAGGAAGACGTCTCCCCGAAGGACAACCATCAGCGCAACTCCGCCGGAGCCACCGACTTTTGCGTGAAGAGCATTTCGAAGAGTGCGTTTGGAAGGCGGGAGATCGAGATCGCCGAGTCGGAGATGCCGGGCATCATGACGCTGAGGAAGAGGGCGAAGGAAGAGAAGCCCCTGAAGGGAGCCAATATCGTCGGATGCACCCACGTCAACGCTCAGTCGGCAGTGCTCATCGAGACGCTCGTCCAACTGGGCGCCACTGTTCGCTGGGCTGCCTGCAACATTTATTCCACACAAAACGCAGTGGCCGCCGCTCTGGCGGAGGCGGGAATTCCGATCTTCGCCTGGCGCGGCGAGACGGAGGAGGAGTTCTGGTGGTGCTTGGACAAGATCATCCACTCCGAGGGCTGGCAGCCGAACCTGATCCTGGACGACGGCGGCGATGCCACGCACCTTATGCTGAAGAAGTACCCGGACTACTTCAAGGCCATTCGCGGCATTGTGGAGGAGAGTGTGACGGGCGTGCACCGGCTGTACATGCTGTCAAAGGGCGGAAAACTTACTGTTCCGGCCATCAACGTCAACGACTCTGTGACCAAGAACAAGTTTGATACTTTCTACACGTGTCGTGACTCCATCCTGGACAG TCTGAAACGCACCACGGACATAATGTTTGGCGGAAAGCAGGTGGTGATCTGCGGGTACGGAGATGTGGGCAAGGGCTGTGCCCAGTCCCTGAAGGGCCAAGGATGCATTGTCTATGTTACGGAGGTGGATCCCATATGCGCTCTACAAGCTGCCATGGATGGATTCCGGGTGGTGCGGCTCAACGAGGTCATAAGGAGCGTGGATGTGGTGGTCACGGCAACGggaaacaaaaatgtaatcacCAGGGATCACATGAATCGCATGAAGAATGGGTGTATCCTCTGCAATATGGGGCATTCCTGCTCGGAGATTGATGTG AATGGATTGCATACCCCGGAGCTAACGTGGGAGCGTGTCCGTTCCCAAGTGGACCACATCAGGTGGCCCGACGGCAGGATGATCATTTTGCTGGCCGAGGGAAGACTGGTGAATCTCTCCTGCTCCACCATATCCTCGTTTGTCGTATCCGTGGCCTCATCCACCCAGGCTTTGGCCCTGATTGAACTCTTCTCTGCGCCAGGAAGATATAAGTCGGATGTCTATCTGCTGCCAAAGAAAATGG ATGAATACGTGGCCAGTTTGCATCTCGCCACCTTCGACGCTCATCTCACGGAGCTCACGGATGAGCAGTCCAAATTTATGGGCTTAAACAAGGCCGGGCCTTTTAAAGCCAATTACTACAG ATATTAA
- the LOC122620911 gene encoding cytospin-B isoform X1, translated as MGSLLKELVSQIKEIQSDLKDGNHLGPNSADWSRNEVRRMKNCLGRVILFTRSLRETFAESPGSGDQDQASRTTVLLRCTRYIKRLSTILPLLEAEESLNKVNKTLFQLDVDTILFELECIVKEALKPPSAPQFAYPEPCCTTAETSLKESSICELNKLRLMLRNAEKKKELEVMGHNLMIMKEKTLVLQARRKQEAAEHRLAEERDRTKALEECLTKYQIHLKDITEQYQKLKEASKQLIKERNQIRPEKRCPQSWNAQTVQRKSRISTRKSLVWKSVKLNQSEQETLMKLKIRLSEEKDIRVRAKTAMCKIKKDMDELYFGKAQLRFGLQKESKSDTNAIRSVRKNRKDTLVVIDKALSALSHYNRLKFPYCRFKLSRLMKCLYGNMMTIRKRWIRKISSAVDSKLSCTKSRTSILPRPPMAASSLPPDLFWDMIYKPCTQSNPITSHASLVPVLPKKQSKSLLKKLSLVPLVPRKVPSRVPCTASVPKYLGKTFGDRRLSLLRWCRERVKPYGIPMYEFSASWSSGRALCAIIHSYRPDLVDKSYLGPKKAEGALAYGIQVAKSLGVSDSVDLMGELRQGHPNLEKVVDFVEELQGFLEPGV; from the exons ATGGGTTCCCTATTAAAGGAGCTTGTAAGCCAGATAAAAGAAATACAGTCCGATTTGAAGGATGGCAACCATTTAGGACCAAATAGCGCGGATTGGAGCCGCAATGAAGTTCGCAGAATGAAGAACTGCTTGGGAAGAGTAATTCTCTTCACGAGGTCCTTGAGAGAGACATTTGCCGAAAGTCCTGGGTCCGGCGATCAAGACCAAGCCTCGAGGACTACAGTTCTGTTGCGAT GCACTCGGTACATTAAGCGTTTGTCAACGATCCTGCCACTACTTGAGGCTGAAGAAAgcttaaataaagtaaataaaacgcTCTTTCAGCTGGACGTTGATACCATTCTCTTTGAACTGGAGTGCATTGTCAAAGAGGCCTTAAAACCTCCTTCAGCTCCGCAATTTGCCTATCCAGAACCTTGTTGTACTACTGCGGAAACTTCTTTAAAGGAAAGTTCGATTTGTGAGCTAAACAAACTGCGGCTAATGCTGAGAAATGCGGAGAAAAAGAAGGAACTGGAAGTAATGGGCCACAATTTAATGATTATGAAGGAGAAAACTTTGGTCCTTCAGGCCCGCAGAAAACAGGAGGCAGCGGAACATAGACTAGCTGAGGAGCGGGATCGCACCAAGGCACTCGAAGAATGTCTGACCAAATACCAGATACATTTAAAGGACATCACCGAACAGTATCAGAAATTGAAGGAAGCCAGCAAGCAATTAATAAAGGAGAGAAATCAGATAAGGCCAGAGAAAAGATGTCCTCAAAGTTGGAACGCTCAAACTGTGCAAAGAAAAAGCAGAATATCGACTAGGAAAAGCCTCGTATGGAAGTCGGTTAAGCTAAATCAATCGGAACAGGAGACTCTTATGAAGCTGAAGATCCGCCTTAGTGAGGAAAAGGACATTAGGGTGAGAGCCAAGACCGCAATGTGTAAAATCAAAAAGGACATGGACGAGTTGTATTTTGGGAAAGCACAGCTGCGATTCGGGTTACAAAAAGAGAGCAAGtcagatacaaatgcaattCGAAGTGtaagaaaaaacagaaaggaTACCTTGGTTGTCATCGACAAAGCCTTGAGTGCTCTTTCCCATTACAACAGACTTAAATTTCCGTACTGCAGGTTCAAGTTGAGCCGCCTCATGAAATGTCTTTATGGCAACATGATGACGATCCGAAAAAGATGGATCCGTAAAATTAGCAGTGCAGTGGATTCAAAATTAAGCTGTACCAAAAGTAGAACTAGCATTTTACCAAGGCCACCAATGGCAGCTTCTTCTCTGCCACCCGACCTTTTTTGGGACATGATATACAAGCCCTGCACCCAGTCAAACCCTATTACGTCCCATGCGAGCTTAGTCCCGGTTTTGCCGAAGAAACAGTCCAAATCCCTGCTTAAAAAGCTATCCTTAGTGCCTTTAGTTCCACGTAAAGTGCCGTCCCGCGTCCCCTGCACAGCATCGGTGCCGAAGTACCTGGGAAAAACATTCGGCGATCGACGCCTGAGCCTGCTCCGCTGGTGCCGAGAAAGGGTTAAACCATACGGCATTCCCATGTACGAGTTCAGTGCCTCGTGGAGCAGTGGCCGTGCTCTGTGCGCCATCATCCACTCCTACCGTCCCGACCTGGTTGACAAATCCTATCTCGGCCCTAAGAAAGCCGAGGGGGCCTTGGCATATGGCATTCAAGTTGCCAAATCCCTTGGAGTTTCTGACTCCGTCGACCTGATGGGCGAGCTCCGCCAGGGGCATCCTAACTTGGAGAAGGTGGTCGATTTCGTGGAGGAGCTGCAAGGCTTTCTGGAACCAGGTGTATaa
- the LOC122620911 gene encoding calponin homology domain-containing protein DDB_G0272472 isoform X2, protein MLRNAEKKKELEVMGHNLMIMKEKTLVLQARRKQEAAEHRLAEERDRTKALEECLTKYQIHLKDITEQYQKLKEASKQLIKERNQIRPEKRCPQSWNAQTVQRKSRISTRKSLVWKSVKLNQSEQETLMKLKIRLSEEKDIRVRAKTAMCKIKKDMDELYFGKAQLRFGLQKESKSDTNAIRSVRKNRKDTLVVIDKALSALSHYNRLKFPYCRFKLSRLMKCLYGNMMTIRKRWIRKISSAVDSKLSCTKSRTSILPRPPMAASSLPPDLFWDMIYKPCTQSNPITSHASLVPVLPKKQSKSLLKKLSLVPLVPRKVPSRVPCTASVPKYLGKTFGDRRLSLLRWCRERVKPYGIPMYEFSASWSSGRALCAIIHSYRPDLVDKSYLGPKKAEGALAYGIQVAKSLGVSDSVDLMGELRQGHPNLEKVVDFVEELQGFLEPGV, encoded by the coding sequence ATGCTGAGAAATGCGGAGAAAAAGAAGGAACTGGAAGTAATGGGCCACAATTTAATGATTATGAAGGAGAAAACTTTGGTCCTTCAGGCCCGCAGAAAACAGGAGGCAGCGGAACATAGACTAGCTGAGGAGCGGGATCGCACCAAGGCACTCGAAGAATGTCTGACCAAATACCAGATACATTTAAAGGACATCACCGAACAGTATCAGAAATTGAAGGAAGCCAGCAAGCAATTAATAAAGGAGAGAAATCAGATAAGGCCAGAGAAAAGATGTCCTCAAAGTTGGAACGCTCAAACTGTGCAAAGAAAAAGCAGAATATCGACTAGGAAAAGCCTCGTATGGAAGTCGGTTAAGCTAAATCAATCGGAACAGGAGACTCTTATGAAGCTGAAGATCCGCCTTAGTGAGGAAAAGGACATTAGGGTGAGAGCCAAGACCGCAATGTGTAAAATCAAAAAGGACATGGACGAGTTGTATTTTGGGAAAGCACAGCTGCGATTCGGGTTACAAAAAGAGAGCAAGtcagatacaaatgcaattCGAAGTGtaagaaaaaacagaaaggaTACCTTGGTTGTCATCGACAAAGCCTTGAGTGCTCTTTCCCATTACAACAGACTTAAATTTCCGTACTGCAGGTTCAAGTTGAGCCGCCTCATGAAATGTCTTTATGGCAACATGATGACGATCCGAAAAAGATGGATCCGTAAAATTAGCAGTGCAGTGGATTCAAAATTAAGCTGTACCAAAAGTAGAACTAGCATTTTACCAAGGCCACCAATGGCAGCTTCTTCTCTGCCACCCGACCTTTTTTGGGACATGATATACAAGCCCTGCACCCAGTCAAACCCTATTACGTCCCATGCGAGCTTAGTCCCGGTTTTGCCGAAGAAACAGTCCAAATCCCTGCTTAAAAAGCTATCCTTAGTGCCTTTAGTTCCACGTAAAGTGCCGTCCCGCGTCCCCTGCACAGCATCGGTGCCGAAGTACCTGGGAAAAACATTCGGCGATCGACGCCTGAGCCTGCTCCGCTGGTGCCGAGAAAGGGTTAAACCATACGGCATTCCCATGTACGAGTTCAGTGCCTCGTGGAGCAGTGGCCGTGCTCTGTGCGCCATCATCCACTCCTACCGTCCCGACCTGGTTGACAAATCCTATCTCGGCCCTAAGAAAGCCGAGGGGGCCTTGGCATATGGCATTCAAGTTGCCAAATCCCTTGGAGTTTCTGACTCCGTCGACCTGATGGGCGAGCTCCGCCAGGGGCATCCTAACTTGGAGAAGGTGGTCGATTTCGTGGAGGAGCTGCAAGGCTTTCTGGAACCAGGTGTATaa
- the LOC122621507 gene encoding V-type proton ATPase subunit e 1 has protein sequence MDKYVAFTVSTVFWLLFAIIGFLVSYRYEERGLIRSCVILTVVCCYLAWMVTFVMQLNPLSGPRAKQKIILGMICYWPNSFIHDQRDP, from the coding sequence ATGGATAAGTACGTGGCATTCACGGTCAGCACCGTCTTCTGGCTGCTATTCGCCATCATTGGCTTCCTGGTGTCCTACCGATACGAGGAGCGCGGTCTCATCCGGTCCTGTGTGATCCTCACGGTGGTGTGCTGCTACTTGGCCTGGATGGTCACCTTCGTGATGCAGTTGAATCCACTGAGCGGGCCGCGAGCCAAGCAGAAGATTATCCTCGGCATGATATGCTACTGGCCCAACTCTTTTATCCACGATCAGAGGGACCCGTAG